Below is a genomic region from Kwoniella dendrophila CBS 6074 chromosome 2, complete sequence.
CGTAATCAATCCTGGTCGGATTTCCACTTCTTGGCCGACCTAAGAGATGATACACTATCAGCTTCAAGCTAGATATAGAAATAAAGGCTGTGCGTGTCTTGTTATGATAGAGCGTGATAGCAGTTTGGTCCACTCACCTTGAATACACCCTGTAAGATAGAACCACCAGCAACACCacctttcaattcatctacaCTAGCACCAGGTTTGTTGACATCGAATGAACGAATGACAACCATTCGTGGATCGGCAGTGAAATCGTAATTTGGTGGAGCGATGTTAGTGATTGCTTGTACCACAGCATCTACGTTGAACTTCAACTGAGCGGATACAGGGATGATAGGGGCAAGTCGGGCAGTTGTACCTATTATTTCAAAAATGCTTCAGCTTATGACCCCAGGCACAAATGCAGCTAAACGGGAAGCTGACATACCTTCAACGAATTTCTTGATACTTTCACAATGTTCCATAGCTTCACTTTCTCTCACTAAATCCATCTTGTTTTGTAAAATGACAATGTTTTTAGGATCTACACCAATAATTTCTAAAGCTGCTAAATGTTCACCTGTTTGTGGTTGAGGACATGATTCATTACCGGCAATAAGTAAGAGAGCACCGTTCACTATGAAACACAGCATAGTTGTCAGTATATGGCTATCGGAGGCACTATACGATCTCTCTTAAGGATCATATCACTTACTAACAGCAGCACCTGTCAACATAGTAGCCATCAAAATATCGTGACCTGGACAATCTACGAATGATACGTGTCTAAAAAGAAGTGAAGCGTCAGTAAATGCATGAAACTGAAACTTATCCTATTTGACTGATACAATCCTACAACTAGCTTCAAGCAGGTTGTAACCAAGATTTAAATACTAGTATCGAGAGATCCAGCTTACCTCAACAGTTGCATACGTCCCTCACATCCTTGTCTTTCACATTTTGGGTTGTTTTCTTTACTGGAAGGGTAGGATTTGTAGCATGATGGTGGAGGACAGTTTGGGTTTTGACATTTATAGATCTATCGATAATAGCGTGGATTAGCTAATATCCCAACATTTGCTTGAGCTTCGTCTGTTCCTTCCATCTTTCCTTCtgtctttctttcctttccttctttccttccaACTTCTATCAGTAGTAATCTAAGGTTTATCGCCACCTAAATTCGACTGGACACCCTTGATTATATATTTCTGAGAATGAATCGATAATTCCAAACTTTCTTTGAAGGCCATTCATAATATTCTTTCCTACTGCCTCGCCACCGATTATGCATAGATACATcaaaaaactcacctttgcGTTAGCGTAACCTAATTTGATAGTAATATTTCTCTCTAACTCATTTTTAAATCTAACGGTTTGTACACCTGAAATAGCTCTAActgttgatgatttaccgTGTGCTACATGACCAATTGTACCGATGTTGATCTAAATCGTTGGATAGAAAAACCATTAGCAAACATTCTACTGTCTATTCTGAGCTATGTTGGCTCTATTAACCTATTCTAAAATAGTCCTTTGTTGCCATCCCGGTCAAGTGAATCTAGACctatagaagaagagcaCTTACAGTAGCTTGTTTTGAGATaacttcaggtgataaagcagTTAATTTAGTTACATCTACTTGAACTTCTTCTAAAGGTCCTGAAGGACCTGAAGCTGCAGCTGCAGCTGGATCGTTGATTGAATCTGACATATTGAATGTGCCAGTGACTAAATGTTTCTTTGACTCTTTGTatatagttgaagaagtattctttttttttcacttcttctcttgaCAAAAGTTGATCTATGATCTAGATGTGATTGTTGGGCTTTTGTGTAGTTGATATTTTCTCAATGAAGATAATCCTATATGCCCTTTTGATtaatatgatatgatatgagaGAGATgttaaatgataaattccTTTTGTTCAAACCTTTCCTTGTGCTTTGAATTCGACTTTGACGAAATCTATTAAGATATCTCACTCGCGAGTCATACATTCATATTTCATTGTCAACCATGCGACTCTTTCAAGTCAAAAAATGCCACACTTCAGGTATATGATCGGTGATATACGGTAATTCGTCTACAATCACGCTTGGATACCTCCACCGTATTGTCTGTCGTTTGGGAATTTTGTATAAATACAGTTTTAATACTTGTAGACTGTTgatgtctttcttcttcatccttctGTCATaaagaaatgatgatacaaCCTCGGCAGCAAAGATATGAAACCTCGCTCCTTCTATCCCAAAGAGGTTAGAAGTTTCAGATGCGATGGGATCAGGATATCTGTCGTTCGGCAGCCAAATTACCTTGTTATCAAAGGGACGGCTATAATTTATTCGGTCTGACTCCTTATCGAATAGAAGGATTTGTAGATAGCTGTAGTTCCAGTATATAACAATTGATTATAATCACACTTGGGAATGGATGGACAGTATCAATTACCTAGGAGGATAGGAATAGTTTTATACAAAAACGGTTAAATTAGAAGCCTTTCTTTagtaaattatcaatctaTCGATACCTTCAGTAGATGTGCATCTATATCTATGCAGCTTGTCTATAACATTTCTCTTTCCGGTTCTGCTCAATTGCCCAAATGACTACGGCAACATGTTGCATTTCGATTTTTATAAATTCGTTACTTCATCGCACTTCATCAACCCCATTTCCTGACAGCTCCCATCAACCCTATGTCATCAACTATTTTGCAAAAGACCCTTAAGCAGCGATACCACTAAGAGGTGAGGAGCATATCATCAGCTATGAGCACAACATGGGAGCCATATGTATAGCTAAACTCACATGACACCACAAGCGGCTCGGCCACCAGCGTTACCAGTTTTGAGGGAATCAGCGTGACCACCTTTACCGAAATCATCGGTACCTTCGTGTACAACGACGGTTCGACCGATGATTGAGTATGGGCCGAAGAGAGAGATGGATTTGTCTGTTTAGTAGAAGGACGGATAAGAGGAAGCGGCGCGATACGTGATTGTGTGgaatgattgttgatgagaGGAAGGACAGATTTGGAATTTATATGATTAGCTTCAACGATCATGGGTACTTGAGAGCAGCATCTTTACGAAAACTTACCAGAGATTGAGACGGCAGCGGTACCTGAGCCATCGGTCTTGACGTTACCTGTAGTGATTCAATGTTATTAGCAATGTGAATCAAATACATAGCGGCAATGGAAAAGATCTGGAGGGCAAGGGTGAAAACTactcacctaaatcaccaacgtgtctttcttcagcatctgGACCACCGTGGTTTTTATTGTGAGGGTTGAAGTGAGGACCAGCTGAAGTACAACCGTTTGAGTTGTCTCCGAATTCGTGAACGTGGAAACCTCTTTCAGCGTTTGGTGAAAGGTTTTTGATCTGTAATCGGTATTGTGTTAGTACTGATTTGATCGTTTTGGTAATCGAACACCTTATATGGTGAGAAACATGAAGACCTTATTAAAGATCATGTGGGATATCAAGgtaggaaagaaagaaagaaacacTTACGTCACCTGAAACGGTTACTGGAgcaccttctttttcttgggTGAAGGTAATAACACCTGAGACTGAAGAGTCACCTTTGAGAACAGCGATAGCCTGTGTGGTTGATCATCACGTTGGAGTAGATGAGGTGAAAACATCATTTGAGGCAAGCCAATATCGCAAGAGGGAAAGTGAAAACAGACGAAGTTGAATAAGGAAGAGTCGTGTTGATCAAGCAGTCACATCGAGTAATGTATGTATAGATGGCAATTTGATGTGGTTGATCGTCGACATCACGTGAGATTTAGCAGCAGCAATGTGTGGAGAGGAGGGACGTTGATTTATATGTCAATATGTGAGATTGGAGACCCGAGAGGTAATGAAGGAAGAAATGAGAACCGAAGAGATCGTCAGTCAagttatcttatctttcttttcggTAGTCTATTTTTTACGCAATTGACAAATAGCATATGAGGGAGATTCAAGTAAGATTTAGTTACGtaccttgaccattttgTATAAAGTTTGATAGTTTATTTATTTATCTGTTTGTGTGagatttaaatgatttttggtattttttTGAGGCaataaagaaggatgatcGAGTAACGTTGAGGCCTTTTTGGATGGTGGTGGGAAGGAATGTACCTTTGGTACGGTGGTGGAATGGGAATATATGACGTGCTGATGGGATGTATGAAAGGCGCTTGTATCCGACATATGATGCTGACTGAGCCAATTATCAATGGGATTACCTAAACATGGGGCATAGGATTCGGCCGAGAATCCGAATTCCCGGATTTTGTGGCGATCCcatcaaaaggtgaacaGCATAGACTGAAGTCGATACCGATTGCGCCAGTTATAAATTCGGAAATCTATGCTGTTCATATTCCTTCGCATATGGTCTTGATGCTACCTGAAAGAACAGGATAAATCCTTGGCCCAATCGTTTACCGCACCAGATCTATGATGGTCACAAGTATCTACAGTCCTGTACGGGGGCACCAAAGTGGCATTCTCACCGATATTTCGGGATGAAATCACACAAAATATCATACGAGACTTCATTGCGAATGGCATAGGTACACAGAAGCACGCTGTGCCCATAAAGGCTATCTATGCCTTTCTCAATTTAACAAAAAAACCTCAACGATTCATACATAATACACAATCTTATTAACTAGCGTGCTTTCCGACACAGGATGATGATACAAGGAACCTATTGATTTTATGCATAGATGCAAATCTTTCACAAATACAATATTACATATTCTTTATTCACCATGGATGaaaatattcttcttcttcttctccttgctctttttcatctttcgcATCCTTTTCCCAATCTGATTGTGGtatatctttgatttttctttttttattcATCTctcgttcttcttcttcctgtaatctttgtttttcttctctttcccttcttttgATACCCCAAGGATCCTCTCTCAATTCTCTGTTATACTCTATAACCCAATCTGGAAGCGGtgtattttcaccttctatAAGCTCTTGTCTAAATTTATCGGGATCTTCCAATTGTGCATAATAAGAACTTGGTATATCCACGCTGCAATATCAATTCATAGGTACATACAGTAAGCCCGTGACTTTGACTAGGTCAAACAGTATTGTGAGGATTTGAAATGATCTAGATCTACATGTTCATGAATGAGATGGCCGATGTCAAGCTGCACTCACACTGAAAATGTACCCGTTTGTTCGAGTCCAAGTCTTCTCCTGACCAATACAGCTTCTCCAAACACACGATCAACCTCTGTATCTATAGTCAGATCTCGGCGTAGTGATCTACGAAAGCTGATCAAACGAATTCGCTCATCTTTGTCGATCAATATATGTCGACTACAAATGTCTCCGTGCTGTATTCCGAGCAGGTGGAGACGTTCATAAGCCGAGTATAGTTTGTCCCTTTAAATCTTGTATTAGCACGACTTATCGTTATATCTCATATCTAATCTATAAGTGGTTGCTCACTCACTTCCACTGGTCGTCAAACTCGACGGTCCCTGGACCTATAGGATGATCTATATATTCCAACAATATAGCAATGTGCCAACCATCTTTTTTAGTTTCGTACAAACCATGATATATCGGTACTAAATCCCCTTGCAGTTTTTCTA
It encodes:
- a CDS encoding superoxide dismutase [Cu-Zn]: MVKAIAVLKGDSSVSGVITFTQEKEGAPVTVSGDIKNLSPNAERGFHVHEFGDNSNGCTSAGPHFNPHNKNHGGPDAEERHVGDLGNVKTDGSGTAAVSISDKSISLFGPYSIIGRTVVVHEGTDDFGKGGHADSLKTGNAGGRAACGVM